The Terriglobus tenax genome contains a region encoding:
- a CDS encoding peptidase domain-containing ABC transporter: MSHSSSHQPLHTPLQRLFRLLQPDRSDLWVVVAYSIAIGLLTLALPVASQALINTVAFGTVLQPLLVLSILLFAALAAAGTIQVMRHWLVEILQRRIFVRVAGDVSDRLIRGRSSFFDSAHGPELVNRFLDVAIVQKSVSLLLIDGLTILMQTIVGLLLLAIYHPLLLLFDAVLFLMIVFILFGLGRGAIRTSIAESQAKYEVLAWLEELARHRGTFRSTQGRNFGWLRSNALTTTYVEERTSHFRVELRQNIGSLALQAFALSALLGVGGYLVTVGQLTLGQLVAGELVVGMVVYGFTKLNKSLEGFYDLSAAMDELGFLEDLPVEKELGSYVLEAGSAASVQVFGVEYRYENGPSLLHSLNLNVNAGEKVALHGSLGSGKSTLLDLISSLRTPTKGHLEIDGHDYRELRLDNLRTRIALVRRPEIFAGTLLENLTLGADVDARRIRTVLEQVGLQAAVSGLSDALQTRLSTGGSPLTRTQALRLAVARALLARPAVVLVDGLLDEMEGLESNDPMVNTLLAPDAPWTLILTSDRPEILRRCGRIYRLSSGSLYESGHSQPGNNNQEHA, translated from the coding sequence ATGTCTCATTCTTCTTCTCATCAGCCGCTCCATACCCCTTTACAACGTTTATTTCGCCTCCTCCAGCCGGATCGTTCTGATCTCTGGGTAGTTGTTGCGTACTCCATCGCGATTGGTCTGCTGACGCTGGCACTTCCTGTTGCCTCGCAGGCGTTGATCAACACGGTTGCATTTGGCACGGTTCTGCAACCGCTGCTGGTGTTGTCGATCCTGTTGTTTGCGGCGCTGGCTGCCGCTGGAACGATCCAGGTGATGCGCCACTGGCTGGTGGAAATCCTGCAGCGGCGCATCTTTGTCCGTGTGGCGGGAGATGTGAGCGACCGGCTGATCCGGGGGCGGAGCAGCTTTTTTGACAGCGCCCACGGGCCGGAGCTGGTGAATCGCTTTCTGGATGTGGCCATTGTGCAGAAGAGCGTCTCGCTGCTGCTGATCGACGGCCTGACGATTTTGATGCAGACCATCGTTGGGCTTCTGCTGCTGGCGATCTATCATCCGCTGCTGCTGCTGTTTGATGCGGTGCTGTTTTTGATGATTGTGTTCATCCTGTTCGGCCTGGGACGCGGCGCTATCCGCACCAGCATTGCGGAATCGCAGGCGAAGTATGAAGTGCTGGCGTGGCTGGAAGAGCTGGCGCGTCATCGCGGTACCTTCCGCTCCACGCAGGGAAGAAACTTCGGCTGGTTGCGGAGCAATGCGCTGACGACCACCTATGTTGAGGAGCGTACGTCGCACTTCCGCGTGGAGCTGCGGCAGAACATTGGATCGCTGGCGCTGCAGGCTTTTGCGCTTTCGGCGCTGCTGGGCGTTGGCGGTTACCTGGTGACGGTAGGGCAGCTTACGCTGGGCCAGCTGGTTGCCGGTGAACTGGTGGTCGGCATGGTGGTGTATGGCTTTACCAAGCTGAACAAGTCGCTGGAGGGCTTCTACGACCTGTCTGCCGCGATGGATGAGCTGGGCTTCCTGGAAGATCTTCCGGTGGAGAAGGAGCTTGGAAGCTATGTTCTGGAGGCGGGATCCGCTGCTTCGGTCCAGGTGTTTGGCGTGGAGTATCGCTATGAAAATGGACCGAGCCTGTTGCATAGCCTGAACCTGAACGTGAATGCCGGTGAGAAGGTGGCGTTGCATGGCTCGCTTGGCTCGGGCAAGTCGACGCTGCTGGACCTGATCTCTTCACTGCGTACACCGACGAAGGGCCACCTGGAGATTGACGGCCACGACTATCGTGAGCTGCGGCTGGATAACCTGCGGACGCGGATTGCGCTTGTCCGCAGGCCGGAGATCTTTGCCGGAACGCTGCTGGAGAACCTCACGCTGGGAGCGGATGTTGACGCCAGGAGGATTCGCACCGTGCTGGAGCAGGTGGGCCTGCAGGCGGCGGTAAGCGGCCTTTCCGACGCCCTGCAGACGCGGCTCTCCACGGGAGGTTCGCCGCTGACGCGTACGCAGGCGTTGCGGTTAGCTGTGGCGCGCGCGTTGCTGGCCAGACCAGCGGTCGTGCTGGTGGATGGATTGCTGGATGAGATGGAAGGGCTGGAGAGTAACGATCCGATGGTAAATACGCTGCTGGCGCCCGATGCTCCATGGACGCTGATCCTGACCTCGGACCGGCCGGAGATTCTACGGCGCTGCGGGCGTATCTATCGCCTGTCTTCGGGCTCGCTCTATGAGAGCGGCCACTCCCAACCTGGCAACAACAATCAGGAGCACGCATAG
- a CDS encoding RNA polymerase sigma factor, producing the protein MRDDASLLALVRRGDEQAMATLYDRYSRVVYSVALRVLRDPGTAEDVLQDVFMQIWRNPETFEETRGTLGAWLAVVARNRSIDALRRRRPTDSVEDVILSSGFNLADEAERNALIEKARTVIQNLPSEQRKTLEMAFFDGLTHTEISEMTGDPLGTVKTRIRSALISLRRSFQA; encoded by the coding sequence ATGCGCGATGATGCATCCCTGCTCGCCCTTGTCCGCAGGGGTGATGAGCAGGCGATGGCAACGCTCTATGACCGGTACTCGCGGGTGGTCTACTCGGTGGCTCTACGGGTCCTCAGGGATCCGGGCACCGCGGAAGATGTGTTGCAGGACGTTTTTATGCAGATCTGGCGCAATCCGGAGACCTTTGAGGAGACCCGTGGCACTCTCGGCGCATGGCTGGCCGTCGTCGCCCGCAACCGCTCCATTGACGCCCTGCGCCGCCGCCGCCCCACAGATTCCGTCGAAGATGTCATCCTCTCCTCCGGCTTCAACCTGGCCGACGAGGCAGAACGCAACGCCCTGATTGAAAAAGCCCGCACCGTCATCCAGAATCTGCCCTCAGAACAACGCAAAACACTGGAAATGGCCTTCTTCGACGGCCTGACGCACACCGAGATCTCAGAAATGACAGGTGACCCGCTTGGCACCGTCAAAACCCGCATCCGCAGTGCGCTCATTTCACTGCGAAGGAGCTTCCAGGCATGA
- a CDS encoding NAD(+)/NADH kinase, translated as MRRVAIISKPQKAELETILPELASWLVSRGFEPIFDDVSAGYAKSEHSVERTEMPALEPELVVVLGGDGTLLSASRAFAKTGTPILSVNLGSLGFLTEIPIQDLYKALEAWCVNCCEVDERSMMHAELWRDGKVFCEFEALNDVVISKGAIARMGDFTIRLNGKLVATFRADGMIVSTPTGSTAYSLAANGPIVMPDVNAMIVNAICPHLLTIRPIVVHGDSEIQIKVEGVADQTYLTVDGQEAVEMKVDDELHCRRSQHAVKLIQQYDTGLFDVLRTKLKWGVR; from the coding sequence ATGCGTAGGGTCGCGATCATCTCCAAACCGCAGAAGGCTGAGCTGGAAACTATTCTCCCGGAACTTGCTTCCTGGCTGGTGTCACGAGGCTTTGAGCCGATTTTCGACGATGTCTCGGCCGGGTATGCCAAGTCAGAGCACTCGGTGGAGCGGACGGAGATGCCGGCGCTGGAGCCGGAGCTGGTGGTGGTGCTGGGTGGCGATGGAACGCTGCTGAGCGCATCGCGGGCCTTTGCCAAGACCGGAACGCCGATTCTGAGCGTGAACCTGGGATCGCTGGGCTTCCTGACGGAGATTCCGATCCAGGACCTGTACAAGGCCCTGGAAGCCTGGTGTGTGAACTGTTGCGAGGTGGATGAGCGCAGCATGATGCACGCCGAGCTGTGGCGCGACGGCAAGGTGTTCTGCGAGTTTGAAGCGCTGAACGACGTCGTGATCTCAAAGGGAGCAATTGCCCGCATGGGCGACTTTACGATCCGCCTGAATGGCAAGCTGGTGGCGACCTTCCGGGCCGATGGCATGATTGTTTCGACACCGACGGGATCGACGGCGTACTCACTGGCGGCCAATGGGCCGATTGTGATGCCGGATGTGAATGCGATGATCGTCAATGCGATCTGTCCGCACCTGCTGACGATTCGTCCGATTGTGGTGCATGGCGATTCCGAGATCCAGATCAAGGTGGAAGGCGTGGCAGACCAGACCTACCTGACCGTGGATGGCCAGGAGGCGGTGGAGATGAAGGTGGATGATGAGCTGCACTGCCGCCGATCGCAGCACGCCGTCAAGCTGATCCAGCAGTACGATACGGGATTGTTTGATGTGCTGCGGACGAAGCTGAAGTGGGGCGTGCGGTAG
- a CDS encoding TolC family protein, which yields MRADVLQQADVEEAVRRAYPPLLAALQEIKQANADAISARGKFDTKVKTKAENNALGYYENRVADVTVEQPLRWGGADIFGGWRVGEGYFPVYEGKYQTRSGGEYQVGVRLPIVRDRSIDSRRADLTKTEIGQQIAGLSVEQQRLAIMNSAVQRYWLWVAAGNKLAIARNVLQTAQSRQSLLDLGVDSGQLPAIDAMDNRKAILQRQGQVVEATRSLQAAALDLSLFYRDAAGQPIVPTENELPPEVTQSQVPDPDNMEASVALALEKRPDAQRVAAQRASANVDLKLAKNQKLPELDFTSSFANGLGARDGVSRGPKEFRAGIVFELPIQRRVAEGKIQSSLAKVAQYTQREQFARDTIREEVQDAISALTTASQRLKLAQEELSITRQLEQAERAKFDLGEGTLFLLNLREQATLEAAIKRVTALADHQRAVAAYRYTMADF from the coding sequence ATGCGTGCAGATGTTTTGCAGCAGGCGGATGTGGAAGAGGCGGTTCGAAGGGCGTATCCGCCGTTGCTGGCGGCGCTGCAAGAGATCAAGCAGGCCAACGCCGATGCGATTTCCGCGCGAGGTAAGTTCGATACCAAGGTGAAGACCAAGGCGGAGAACAACGCTCTTGGTTATTACGAAAACCGCGTCGCCGATGTCACCGTGGAGCAACCGCTGCGGTGGGGAGGCGCGGACATCTTTGGCGGCTGGCGCGTTGGCGAGGGCTACTTCCCGGTGTATGAGGGCAAGTACCAGACGCGCTCCGGCGGTGAGTACCAGGTCGGCGTGCGGCTTCCAATCGTTCGGGACCGCAGCATTGACTCACGGCGTGCGGATCTGACCAAGACGGAGATCGGTCAGCAGATTGCGGGCTTGTCTGTGGAGCAGCAGCGGCTTGCCATTATGAACAGCGCCGTGCAGCGGTATTGGCTTTGGGTGGCGGCCGGCAACAAGCTGGCGATTGCGCGGAATGTGCTGCAGACTGCACAGAGCCGCCAGTCGCTGCTGGACCTGGGAGTGGATTCGGGCCAGTTGCCCGCGATTGATGCGATGGACAATCGCAAGGCGATTCTGCAGCGCCAGGGCCAGGTGGTGGAAGCTACGCGATCGTTGCAGGCCGCCGCGCTTGACCTGTCACTGTTCTATCGTGATGCGGCCGGACAGCCAATTGTTCCCACGGAAAATGAGCTGCCGCCTGAGGTGACGCAGAGCCAGGTTCCTGACCCGGACAACATGGAGGCATCGGTTGCGCTGGCCCTGGAGAAGCGTCCGGATGCGCAGCGTGTGGCAGCCCAGCGCGCCTCCGCGAATGTGGACTTGAAGCTGGCGAAGAACCAGAAGCTGCCCGAACTGGACTTTACCTCCAGCTTTGCCAATGGACTGGGAGCACGCGATGGCGTCAGCCGCGGACCGAAGGAGTTCCGGGCCGGCATCGTATTCGAGCTGCCGATCCAGCGACGCGTGGCCGAGGGCAAGATCCAGTCTTCGCTGGCCAAGGTTGCGCAATACACGCAGAGGGAGCAGTTTGCGAGGGACACGATTCGCGAAGAGGTACAGGATGCCATCTCGGCGCTGACAACGGCATCGCAGCGGTTGAAGCTGGCGCAGGAAGAGCTCAGCATCACCAGGCAACTGGAGCAGGCCGAGCGTGCGAAGTTCGACCTTGGAGAAGGCACGCTGTTTCTGCTGAATCTGCGAGAGCAGGCGACGCTGGAAGCGGCCATCAAGCGGGTGACAGCACTGGCCGACCACCAGCGTGCGGTCGCTGCCTACAGGTACACGATGGCTGATTTTTAG
- a CDS encoding HlyD family secretion protein, protein MTTATQDQTSTGKMSIMETLGTPKAIRAIALMLGGLLLLIILALFSPWQQNIDGAGRVTALTPVERQQAIDTSVDGRVVNWHVIEGTHVTKGSPIVDIADIDPTMPERLRLEKDAYEDRIRAATAREQQLGSRLLEVQSQLVNDLNAADNKIRQAQDKVEGAERAVDSAEAKEIAAKKNIDRVRVLFPNGVVSKRQVEVAEAEYTAAVADVRKSKAALSESRNALRTSEAERGKTNNVGRALINDARASQQSARSEIASAQAALQPVQVKVNRQATQTITAPADGTIFRLVAQPGSAVLKAGEEIASFVPDNSAPIVELWVAGRDMPLISPGRKVRLQFEGWPAIQFTGWPSVAVGTFGGKVRLVDPTDNGSGKFRILVEPDPNDRTPWPDLRYLRQGVRVHGWVLLNRVSLGFELWRLFNGFAPVVDQEKFGKTTGDGKATEKKK, encoded by the coding sequence GTGACGACAGCTACGCAAGATCAAACCTCCACCGGCAAGATGTCCATTATGGAAACCCTGGGCACGCCGAAGGCAATACGGGCGATTGCCCTGATGCTGGGCGGCCTTCTTCTGCTGATCATCCTGGCGTTGTTTTCGCCATGGCAGCAGAATATCGATGGCGCCGGGCGTGTGACCGCGCTGACGCCGGTCGAACGGCAACAGGCGATCGACACATCGGTCGATGGCCGCGTTGTGAACTGGCATGTGATTGAAGGAACCCATGTCACGAAGGGCAGCCCGATTGTCGATATCGCTGACATTGATCCGACAATGCCTGAGCGGCTGCGCCTGGAGAAAGACGCGTATGAAGATCGCATTCGTGCCGCGACTGCGCGCGAGCAGCAGTTGGGCAGCCGTCTTCTTGAGGTGCAGTCGCAACTTGTGAATGACCTGAACGCGGCCGATAACAAGATTCGCCAGGCGCAGGACAAGGTGGAGGGAGCGGAGAGAGCGGTCGATTCCGCAGAGGCGAAGGAGATTGCCGCCAAGAAGAATATCGACCGTGTGCGCGTGCTGTTTCCGAACGGTGTTGTGTCGAAGCGCCAGGTGGAAGTAGCTGAGGCCGAGTACACAGCCGCGGTGGCGGATGTGAGGAAGAGCAAGGCCGCACTGAGCGAGAGCCGCAACGCTTTGCGGACGAGTGAGGCCGAACGGGGCAAGACGAACAACGTTGGCCGCGCTTTGATCAACGATGCGCGGGCGAGCCAGCAGTCTGCACGGTCAGAGATTGCCAGCGCACAGGCGGCGCTGCAGCCGGTGCAGGTGAAGGTGAATCGCCAGGCGACGCAGACGATCACGGCCCCGGCGGATGGCACGATCTTCCGCCTGGTGGCGCAGCCGGGCAGCGCCGTGTTGAAAGCGGGCGAAGAGATTGCTTCGTTTGTGCCTGATAACTCCGCGCCGATTGTTGAGCTGTGGGTAGCGGGCCGCGATATGCCGCTGATCAGCCCCGGGCGCAAGGTGCGGCTGCAGTTTGAAGGCTGGCCAGCGATCCAGTTCACGGGCTGGCCGTCGGTGGCTGTGGGTACCTTTGGCGGCAAGGTCCGGCTGGTTGATCCGACGGACAATGGCAGCGGCAAGTTCCGCATCCTGGTAGAGCCTGATCCGAACGACAGGACTCCGTGGCCGGATCTGCGGTATCTGCGGCAGGGTGTTCGCGTGCATGGATGGGTGCTGCTCAACCGCGTTTCGCTGGGCTTTGAACTGTGGCGTTTGTTCAACGGATTCGCACCTGTTGTCGATCAGGAGAAGTTCGGTAAGACGACCGGAGACGGCAAAGCAACGGAGAAGAAGAAGTGA
- a CDS encoding TlyA family RNA methyltransferase has translation MVAAAKLRLDKLLMERALAPSRERAQAMIMAGRVLVNEQKLDKPGAPVAADAVVRILGDDLRYVSRGGLKLEHALKHWNVDLNGLFCLDVGVSTGGFTDCMLQHGAAEVLGVDTGAGQIAEKLRQDTRVNLRERTNARLLQPGDLPAGIRFLAMDVSFISATLVLPAVVGALKAAEQGSWPGQMVVLVKPQFEAGREAVGKGGIVRDEAAQKGAVEKVRQCVAELGGGEIEVIDSPILGGGEGGEGNREFLLHAVFGPAEGTLG, from the coding sequence GTGGTTGCCGCTGCAAAACTTCGCCTCGATAAGCTGTTGATGGAACGCGCGCTTGCTCCCAGCCGGGAGCGAGCCCAGGCCATGATTATGGCCGGCCGTGTACTGGTCAACGAACAGAAGCTGGACAAGCCCGGAGCACCGGTGGCTGCCGATGCCGTCGTTCGCATTCTGGGCGACGACCTGCGGTATGTGAGCCGCGGCGGTCTGAAGCTGGAACATGCGTTGAAGCACTGGAATGTGGATCTGAACGGCTTGTTTTGTCTGGATGTGGGTGTCTCGACCGGCGGATTTACGGACTGCATGCTGCAGCATGGAGCCGCCGAGGTGCTGGGTGTGGATACCGGGGCCGGGCAGATTGCCGAGAAGTTGCGCCAGGACACTCGGGTGAACCTGCGGGAGCGAACGAACGCGCGGCTGCTGCAGCCGGGCGATCTGCCGGCGGGGATTCGTTTTCTGGCGATGGATGTTTCCTTTATCTCGGCCACACTGGTGTTGCCCGCGGTGGTGGGAGCGTTGAAGGCGGCGGAGCAGGGAAGCTGGCCCGGACAGATGGTGGTGCTGGTGAAGCCGCAGTTTGAGGCCGGACGCGAGGCCGTGGGCAAGGGCGGCATTGTGCGGGATGAGGCTGCGCAGAAGGGCGCGGTGGAGAAAGTGCGCCAGTGCGTGGCGGAGCTTGGCGGAGGGGAGATTGAGGTGATCGATTCTCCCATTCTTGGCGGCGGAGAAGGCGGCGAAGGGAACCGCGAGTTCCTGTTGCATGCCGTCTTTGGGCCGGCGGAAGGTACACTGGGCTAA
- the feoB gene encoding ferrous iron transporter B gives MSSCCTPGDSNTAVLTPLPSAAGTKGQIRTIALIGPPNCGKSTLFNRLTGLRQKVGNYPGVTVEHRSGKMKAIGRSDLTLVDLPGIYSFATFSEDARVAVDVLKGQMPGVAAPDAVLLVLDSTHMNRQLMLAAPILALGLPTLVILNMSDVLESRGGKVDVLAMARELGHPVALISAAKGTGIDRVADFLNQYGDFEVTRPGSVKLPVIQSADSYRKWATQVSSRTQYQQPNAPKWTRRLDQVLLHRAWGPLIFLAVVICVFQVVFGLGQPLSDGMDGLLTSLGVKVAAFLPDGWMRALLRDGLWNGVQSVLVFLPQILLLFAFIGVLEDSGYLARAALIADRLMRSIGLNGKAFIPLLSAYACAVPAIMATRTIENKRDRFATILIAPFMTCSARLPVYTLIIAAFVPDRPLIGRLVGLRATVMLGLYVLGFLAALFTARVLKSSLLKASASAPFILELPQYRWPTVQGLALRLYDRAKLFLRKAGTIILGVTFAVWVLSVLPVHHGEFSALTDSIIGHVGHWIEPVIRPLGFNWKIGIGLLSSIVAREVIVGTLGTLYGVDPETHALGLQQALRGDMTLGGALALVVFFAFALQCTSTIIMVRRETNSWRWPAIQFTYMTAFAYIAALVTNQLVNLITR, from the coding sequence ATGAGCTCCTGCTGTACCCCCGGAGATTCGAATACTGCTGTTCTGACGCCGCTGCCAAGCGCGGCGGGGACGAAGGGGCAGATTCGCACGATTGCGTTGATCGGGCCACCGAATTGCGGCAAGTCGACGCTGTTCAATCGCCTGACGGGGTTGCGCCAGAAGGTGGGCAACTATCCGGGTGTGACGGTGGAGCACCGCTCGGGAAAGATGAAGGCGATTGGCCGCAGCGACCTGACGCTGGTGGACCTGCCGGGAATCTATTCGTTCGCTACGTTTTCTGAAGATGCCCGCGTTGCCGTGGATGTGCTGAAGGGGCAGATGCCGGGTGTGGCCGCTCCGGATGCGGTGCTGCTGGTGCTGGACTCAACGCATATGAACCGCCAGCTGATGCTGGCCGCGCCGATTCTTGCGCTGGGATTGCCGACGCTGGTGATCCTGAATATGTCGGATGTGCTGGAGTCGCGCGGCGGCAAGGTGGATGTGCTGGCGATGGCGCGGGAGCTGGGCCATCCTGTGGCGCTGATTTCGGCGGCCAAGGGCACGGGCATTGATCGCGTTGCTGACTTTTTGAACCAGTATGGTGACTTTGAGGTCACACGTCCCGGATCGGTGAAGCTGCCGGTGATCCAGAGCGCGGACAGCTATCGCAAGTGGGCCACGCAGGTGAGTTCGCGTACGCAGTATCAGCAGCCGAACGCTCCGAAGTGGACGCGACGGCTGGACCAGGTGCTGCTGCATCGCGCGTGGGGACCGCTGATTTTTCTGGCGGTGGTGATCTGTGTCTTCCAGGTGGTGTTTGGGCTGGGCCAGCCGCTGAGCGATGGCATGGACGGGTTGCTGACGTCGCTGGGTGTGAAGGTTGCGGCGTTTTTGCCGGATGGCTGGATGCGGGCCCTGCTGCGCGATGGGTTGTGGAACGGCGTGCAGTCGGTGCTGGTGTTTCTGCCGCAGATCCTGCTGCTGTTTGCGTTTATCGGCGTGCTTGAGGACTCCGGCTACCTGGCGCGTGCGGCGCTGATTGCCGACCGCCTGATGCGCTCGATTGGCTTGAACGGCAAGGCGTTTATTCCGTTGCTGAGCGCGTACGCCTGCGCTGTGCCGGCGATTATGGCGACGCGCACGATTGAGAACAAGCGTGACCGGTTTGCGACGATCCTGATTGCACCGTTCATGACCTGCTCGGCGCGGTTGCCGGTGTACACGCTGATTATTGCGGCCTTTGTTCCGGACCGTCCGCTGATTGGGCGGCTGGTGGGTCTGCGCGCGACGGTGATGCTGGGGCTGTATGTGCTGGGCTTCCTGGCGGCGTTATTTACGGCGCGCGTGCTGAAGTCGTCGCTGCTGAAGGCGTCGGCATCGGCGCCGTTCATCCTGGAGCTGCCGCAGTATCGCTGGCCCACGGTGCAGGGACTTGCGCTGCGTTTGTATGACCGCGCGAAGCTGTTTCTGCGCAAGGCGGGAACGATCATCCTGGGTGTGACCTTTGCCGTTTGGGTGCTAAGCGTTTTGCCGGTGCATCACGGCGAGTTCTCGGCGCTGACAGATTCGATCATCGGCCATGTGGGGCACTGGATTGAGCCGGTGATCCGTCCGCTGGGCTTCAACTGGAAGATCGGCATCGGCCTGTTGAGCTCGATTGTGGCGCGCGAGGTGATTGTGGGTACGCTGGGCACGCTGTATGGCGTTGACCCGGAGACGCATGCGCTTGGCCTGCAGCAGGCGCTGCGCGGGGATATGACGCTGGGTGGAGCGCTGGCGCTGGTGGTCTTCTTTGCCTTCGCCCTGCAATGCACCTCGACGATCATCATGGTGCGGCGCGAGACCAATAGCTGGCGCTGGCCGGCGATCCAGTTCACATATATGACGGCGTTTGCATATATCGCGGCGCTGGTGACCAATCAGCTTGTGAACCTGATTACACGGTAG
- a CDS encoding FeoA family protein has product MSLSEMKVGQHGRLERVDLPEEVGDHLAHMGFLPGAGIHVLRRAPGGDPTVYRVDGIEVALRKETARHLFMTPIEKVQ; this is encoded by the coding sequence ATGTCCCTGAGCGAGATGAAGGTAGGCCAGCATGGCCGTCTGGAGCGGGTGGATTTGCCGGAAGAGGTGGGCGATCACCTGGCGCATATGGGCTTTTTGCCCGGAGCCGGCATCCATGTGCTGCGTCGTGCGCCGGGGGGAGATCCAACTGTCTATCGCGTTGATGGCATTGAGGTTGCTCTGCGTAAGGAGACGGCCCGCCACCTGTTTATGACCCCGATCGAGAAGGTCCAATGA